In a genomic window of Drosophila takahashii strain IR98-3 E-12201 chromosome 3L, DtakHiC1v2, whole genome shotgun sequence:
- the LOC108061908 gene encoding uncharacterized protein isoform X2 — translation MSKSNCRKFSPPPYSGEIQWTDAKIKKILDFVKRNEEYEMPCAKLYYEAMMQETGIKGYWQNMRCQMRFQKMTLSTANKWMSTFKPNDKKAPYCLCPYYDQLVEIFGSDFELVEIRGDLKYSTCYSPGENEDTSVSVIVEKGKKIKRNSTENGDGASDRKIPRKETHLELAKLQFKDEKFEWTKEKEYIALQMKEKKIDNELFLKKLELEHKREIAMYEIKMKYSPEI, via the exons atgtcGAAGTCTAATTGCC GAAAGTTCAGTCCTCCACCATATTCGGGTGAAATACAATGGACCGATGCCAAAATCAAGAAAATTCTGGACTTCGTAAAGCGGAATGAGGAATATGAG ATGCCCTGTGCTAAATTATATTATGAAGCCATGATGCAGGAGACTGGAATCAAAGGCTATTGGCAGAATATGAGATGTCAAATGCGATTCCAGAAAATGACGCTATCGACAGCAAATAAGTGGATGTCAACTTTTAAGCCAAATGACAAGAAAG CCCCTTACTGCTTGTGTCCATACTATGATCAGTTGGTGGAAATATTTGGTTCTGATTTCGAACTTGTAGAAATTCGGGGTGACTTAAAATACAGTACTTGTTACTCACCCGGTGAAAATGAAGACACCAGTGTGTCTGTTATTGTTGAAAAGGGGAAGAAAATTAAACGCAATTCGACGGAGAATGGAGATGGTGCCTCTGACCGGAAAATCCCAAGGAAGGAAACCCACTTGGAGTTAGCTAAATTGCAATTTAAGGACGAAAAATTTGAATGGACCAAAGAGAAGGAGTACATAGCGCTACaaatgaaggaaaaaaaaattgataatgaattgtttttgaaaaaactagaaCTGGAGCACAAGAGAGAAATTGCCATGTACGAGATTAAGATGAAATACAGTCCAGagatataa
- the LOC108061908 gene encoding uncharacterized protein isoform X1: MSKSNCRKFSPPPYSGEIQWTDAKIKKILDFVKRNEEYEMPCAKLYYEAMMQETGIKGYWQNMRCQMRFQKMTLSTANKWMSTFKPNDKKGNCSFLPPYCLCPYYDQLVEIFGSDFELVEIRGDLKYSTCYSPGENEDTSVSVIVEKGKKIKRNSTENGDGASDRKIPRKETHLELAKLQFKDEKFEWTKEKEYIALQMKEKKIDNELFLKKLELEHKREIAMYEIKMKYSPEI; encoded by the exons atgtcGAAGTCTAATTGCC GAAAGTTCAGTCCTCCACCATATTCGGGTGAAATACAATGGACCGATGCCAAAATCAAGAAAATTCTGGACTTCGTAAAGCGGAATGAGGAATATGAG ATGCCCTGTGCTAAATTATATTATGAAGCCATGATGCAGGAGACTGGAATCAAAGGCTATTGGCAGAATATGAGATGTCAAATGCGATTCCAGAAAATGACGCTATCGACAGCAAATAAGTGGATGTCAACTTTTAAGCCAAATGACAAGAAAGGTAATTGCTCTTTTCTAC CCCCTTACTGCTTGTGTCCATACTATGATCAGTTGGTGGAAATATTTGGTTCTGATTTCGAACTTGTAGAAATTCGGGGTGACTTAAAATACAGTACTTGTTACTCACCCGGTGAAAATGAAGACACCAGTGTGTCTGTTATTGTTGAAAAGGGGAAGAAAATTAAACGCAATTCGACGGAGAATGGAGATGGTGCCTCTGACCGGAAAATCCCAAGGAAGGAAACCCACTTGGAGTTAGCTAAATTGCAATTTAAGGACGAAAAATTTGAATGGACCAAAGAGAAGGAGTACATAGCGCTACaaatgaaggaaaaaaaaattgataatgaattgtttttgaaaaaactagaaCTGGAGCACAAGAGAGAAATTGCCATGTACGAGATTAAGATGAAATACAGTCCAGagatataa
- the Six4 gene encoding homeobox protein SIX6, whose translation MFEKNMDANNLSVSISGDLDSTSSGGTSSDHSAVQQDNLSSPMAYGSLFLPNAGYRGNLSCKTVLQLDKFAPYEGAEKDHLLERRFQDITNDYDKSPPPTASTTPTHYPSLNSIIFENGSGGNLGDLNGNTTQRSAGGGLGGNPGSGGHLISNLTAAHNMSAVSSFPIDAKMLQFSTDQIQCMCEALQQKGDIEKLTTFLCSLPPSEFFKTNESVLRARAMVAYNLGQFHELYNLLETHCFSIKYHVDLQNLWFKAHYKEAEKVRGRPLGAVDKYRLRKKYPLPKTIWDGEETVYCFKEKSRNALKDCYLTNRYPTPDEKKTLAKKTGLTLTQVSNWFKNRRQRDRTPQQRPDIMSVLPVGQLDGNGFPRMFNAPSYYPETIFNGQ comes from the exons ATGTTTGAAAAGAACATGGATGCCAACAATCTATCGGTCTCCATTAGCGGCGACTTGGATTCCACCAGTTCCGGCGGCACATCCTCGGATCACTCGGCTGTCCAGCAGGACAACCTCAGTTCTCCGATGGCCTACGGATCGCTCTTCCTTCCCAATGCTG GTTATCGCGGCAACCTCTCGTGCAAAACAGTTCTGCAATTGGATAAATTTGCACCCTACGAGGGGGCGGAAAAGGATCACCTGCTGGAGAGGCGGTTCCAGGACATCACCAACGACTATGACAAGTCGCCGCCGCCCACCGCCTCGACCACGCCCACCCACTATCCCAGCCTGAATAGCATAATATTCGAGAACGGCAGCGGTGGCAATCTGGGGGATCTCAATGGGAACACCACGCAAAGGAGTGCTGGTGGTGGTTTGGGCGGCAATCCCGGCAGTGGTGGTCACCTCATCTCGAATCTCACAGCGGCACACAATATGTCCGCAGTAAGCAGCTTTCCCATCGATGCCAAGATGCTGCAGTTCTCAACAGATCAG ATCCAGTGCATGTGCGAGGCCCTGCAGCAAAAGGGCGACATCGAAAAGCTGACCACCTTCCTCTGCAGCCTGCCACCCAGCGAATTCTTCAAGACCAACGAGAGTGTCCTGCGAGCCCGCGCCATGGTGGCCTACAATCTGGGCCAATTTCACGAGCTCTACAACCTGCTGGAGACGCACTGCTTCTCCATTAAATACCACGTCGATCTGCAGAATCTCTGGTTCAAGGCCCACTACAAGGAGGCCGAAAAGGTGCGCGGTCGTCCCCTCGGGGCGGTGGACAAGTACCGACTGCGGAAAAAGTATCCACTGCCCAAGACGATCTGGGATGGCGAGGAGACGGTCTACTGCTTCAAGGAGAAGTCGCGGAACGCCCTCAAGGACTGCTACCTCACCAATCGCTATCCCACTCCCGACGAGAAGAAGACGCTGGCCAAGAAGACCGGCCTCACGCTCACCCAGGTCTCCAACTGGTTCAAGAACCGCCGCCAAAGGGATCGCACGCCCCAGCAGAGACC tGACATTATGTCGGTGCTGCCTGTGGGCCAATTGGATGGGAATGGCTTTCCGCGCATGTTCAATGCCCCTAGCTATTATCCCGAAACGATTTTCAATGGGCAATAA
- the LOC108061928 gene encoding trafficking protein particle complex subunit 12, whose protein sequence is MSNKISEYFANDPPSFFDELASKPKSKDLPAEGGASSNNSSSTSGTNMMSSTFTGFFQPPEYVETPETGEDSIKVTDEVRNLWELPRENEAGKLIMPGIHLQNDLADPISVAVTQHLGEAELSHRKILRVDDVTQDERGLRTLIHAGCYRTAVNLTGRLLTIYGQGYGRSGQPAKHSPHSLQLWFTRLALLAKLGEFELLNTEAEPFGQLRSADVFYDFYPEMYSGKSGSIACFSFRLLLAELPIYLGKPHIALDRLSELHVTSREIKEHYSNQRNKTAEEFWQRRCERVLHSIINCGLMMKKFSMIDDIMEGTLLKRSNLSKEDQRSLYSAWGRIYLQIGDIFGAEQKFAVSRRLREINSSPDLRDLVDKGLIAVAKNDFPEAYVIFQKALHLDTGNTMILNNMGVCLLYAGKLKDAINLYERAINLNPQKSLNESLLVNLSTLYELESNNSKAKKYNLLRLINRYKPDLNISIEICLKLQTIN, encoded by the exons atgtcaaataaaataagcgAATATTTTGCAAACGATCCGCCCAGTTTCTTCGATGAGCTGGCTAGTAAACCAAAGTCCAAGGACTTGCCAGCAGAAGGTGGTGCTTctagcaacaacagcagttcCACTTCCGGCACTAACATGATGTCCAGCACCTTCACCGGATTTTTCCAGCCACCTGAATATGTTGAGACACCTGAGACGGGCGAGGATTCCATAAAAGTCACCGATGAGGTGAGAAATCTCTGGGAGTTGCCGCGGGAAAACGAGGCGGGCAAACTCATAATGCCGGGAATTCACCTGCAAAATGATTTG GCCGATCCCATCAGCGTAGCAGTGACCCAACATTTGGGAGAAGCCGAGTTGTCCCACCGCAAAATCCTTCGAGTCGATGACGTCACACAGGACGAGCGCGGATTGAGAACACTGATTCATGCCGGTTGCTATCGCACTGCTGTCAATCTAACTGGCCGCTTATTAACCATCTATGGCCAGGGTTACGGAAGATCCGGTCAGCCGGCCAAACACTCGCCGCACTCCCTGCAGCTGTGGTTCACCCGCCTCGCGCTCCTCGCCAAACTGGGCGAGTTCGAGCTGCTGAACACTGAGGCTGAGCCCTTTGGCCAGCTGAGAAGTGCCGACGTCTTCTACGACTTCTATCCGGAGATGTACAGCGGCAAAAGCGGATCCATTGCCTGCTTTTCGTTCCGCCTCCTGCTGGCCGAGCTGCCCATTTATCTGGGTAAACCGCATATCGCCTTGGACAGACTCTCGGAACTCCATGTGACCAGCAGGGAGATCAAGGAGCACTATTCAAATCAGCGCAACAAGACGGCCGAGGAATTTTGGCAGAGGCGTTGTGAAAGGGTTTTGCATTCAATCATCAACTGTGGATTGATG ATGAAGAAATTCAGTATGATAGACGACATAATGGAGGGAACCCTTCTGAAGCGCTCTAACTTGAGCAAGGAGGACCAGCGATCATTGTATTCGGCTTGGGGACGCATTTACCTACAAATTGGTGATATTTTTGGAGCAGAACAAAAGTTTGCCGTTTCAAGAAGATTGCGGGAAAT AAACTCCTCGCCAGATCTGAGAGACCTGGTGGACAAAGGGCTAATAGCTGTGGCCAAAAACGATTTTCCCGAGGCCTATGTGATATTCCAGAAGGCTCTGCACCTGGATACCGGCAATACAATGATCCTGAACAATATGGGAGTGTGTCTTCTGTACGCCGGAAAGCTAAAGGATGCTATCAACCTGTACGAACGCGCTATTAACCTGAATCCCCAAAAGTCACTGAACGAGAGCTTGCTGGTCAATCTTTCGACTTTGTACGAACTGGAATCGAACAACTCCAAGGCGAAGAAGTATAACCTGCTGCGGCTAATTAACCGATACAAACCTGATCTCAACATTAGCATAGAAATTTGTCTAAAACTGCAGAcgataaattaa